In the genome of Variibacter gotjawalensis, one region contains:
- the nuoK gene encoding NADH-quinone oxidoreductase subunit NuoK, translating to MAVALGHYLAVAAILFTLGTLGIFLNRKNVIVILMSIELILLAVNINLVAFSAYLGDLVGQIFALLVLTVAAAEAAIGLAILVVYYRNRGSIAVEDINMMKG from the coding sequence ATGGCCGTCGCACTCGGACATTACCTCGCCGTCGCCGCCATCCTCTTCACGCTCGGCACGCTCGGCATCTTCCTCAACCGGAAGAACGTGATCGTCATCCTGATGTCGATCGAGCTGATCCTGCTCGCCGTCAACATCAACCTCGTCGCGTTCTCGGCCTATCTCGGCGATCTCGTCGGCCAGATCTTTGCGCTGCTGGTGCTGACGGTCGCGGCGGCCGAAGCCGCCATCGGGCTCGCCATTCTGGTCGTCTATTATCGCAACCGCGGTTCGATCGCGGTTGAAGACATCAATATGATGAAGGGCTGA
- a CDS encoding NADH-quinone oxidoreductase subunit J: MTIAAAFFYLFATITVASAFMVIAARNPVHSVLFLILTFVNAAGLFVLLGAEFLAMLLVVVYVGAVAVLFLFVVMMLDVDFVELRQGFLQYLPVGALVGAVFLVELLLVVGSWVIGAGLPKTVAMPIPPMAEVTNTEALGLVLYTKYIYFFQASGVVLLIAMIGAIVLTLHHRRDIKRQDIGAQVARDPKESVVLRKVEPGQGI; the protein is encoded by the coding sequence ATGACGATCGCGGCCGCATTCTTCTATCTGTTCGCGACTATCACGGTCGCGTCCGCCTTCATGGTGATTGCGGCGCGCAATCCCGTGCACTCGGTGCTGTTCCTCATCCTGACTTTCGTCAATGCGGCCGGTTTGTTTGTGCTGCTCGGCGCCGAATTCCTCGCGATGCTGCTCGTCGTCGTTTACGTCGGCGCGGTCGCGGTGCTGTTCCTGTTCGTCGTCATGATGCTCGACGTCGACTTCGTCGAGCTGCGTCAGGGCTTCCTGCAGTATCTGCCGGTCGGCGCGCTGGTCGGTGCCGTCTTCCTGGTCGAGCTGCTGTTGGTCGTCGGTTCGTGGGTGATCGGCGCGGGTCTGCCGAAAACCGTCGCGATGCCGATCCCGCCGATGGCGGAGGTCACCAACACGGAGGCGCTCGGCCTCGTGCTCTACACGAAATACATCTACTTCTTCCAAGCGTCCGGCGTCGTGCTGCTGATCGCCATGATCGGCGCCATCGTGCTGACGTTGCATCACCGCCGCGACATCAAGCGGCAGGACATCGGTGCTCAAGTCGCGCGCGATCCGAAAGAGTCGGTCGTGCTGCGCAAGGTCGAGCCGGGGCAGGGGATCTGA
- the nuoE gene encoding NADH-quinone oxidoreductase subunit NuoE: protein MSVRRLAEQSLQPRDAFAFTAENLAWAQNTIAKYPEGRQASAVIPLLWKAQEQQPGWVTERAIEYIAGMLDMPKIRVLEVATFYTMFNLAPVGRYHVQLCGTTPCALRGANDLIKICHERIGEQFDITADGALSWVEVECLGACVNAPMAQINYDFYEDLTPDSFRKILDDLAAGKDVKPGPQIDRQLSAPVGGPTTLTDTKIYEYTATHGGPALTDASAKKPSQGAADRESPAPKAPHADSSQDQTSTRRE, encoded by the coding sequence ATGTCCGTTCGTCGCCTCGCAGAACAAAGCCTTCAGCCGCGTGATGCCTTCGCCTTCACGGCGGAGAATCTGGCTTGGGCGCAGAACACCATCGCGAAATATCCGGAAGGCCGCCAGGCCTCTGCGGTGATCCCGCTGCTGTGGAAGGCGCAGGAGCAACAGCCCGGCTGGGTCACCGAGCGCGCGATCGAGTACATCGCCGGCATGCTCGACATGCCGAAGATCCGCGTGCTCGAAGTCGCGACCTTCTACACGATGTTCAATCTTGCGCCGGTCGGCCGCTATCACGTCCAGCTCTGCGGCACGACGCCGTGCGCACTGCGCGGCGCCAACGACCTCATCAAGATCTGCCACGAGCGGATCGGCGAGCAGTTCGACATCACGGCCGACGGCGCTTTGTCGTGGGTCGAGGTCGAGTGCCTCGGCGCCTGCGTGAACGCGCCGATGGCGCAGATCAACTACGACTTCTACGAGGATCTGACGCCGGATAGCTTCCGCAAGATCCTCGACGATCTCGCGGCCGGCAAGGACGTCAAGCCGGGTCCGCAGATCGATCGCCAGTTGTCCGCGCCGGTCGGTGGCCCGACGACGCTGACCGACACCAAGATCTACGAATACACCGCGACGCATGGCGGCCCGGCCTTGACCGACGCCAGCGCCAAGAAGCCGAGCCAAGGCGCGGCCGACCGCGAGTCGCCGGCACCGAAGGCGCCGCACGCGGATTCGTCGCAAGACCAAACGTCGACCAGGCGGGAATAG
- a CDS encoding endonuclease domain-containing protein, translating to MSPMHRHELGATSTEKGEVARAASGRGSAPSRFARTREMTAHGRVLRRAPSEAEKRVWKLVRRQQLDGLGFRRQHAVGPYVLDFYCPSLQIALEIDGGQHAAPHCVEYDSRRTAWLGARGIEVIRFWNNDVLSNIEGVWTVLMQAIDARRSTPSLTLPLAGGGNAPEPRAQQLGGDQ from the coding sequence ATGAGCCCGATGCATCGCCACGAACTCGGCGCCACCTCCACCGAAAAGGGGGAGGTCGCTCGCGCAGCGAGCGGGAGGGGGTCTGCGCCCTCACGTTTTGCACGGACGCGCGAGATGACGGCGCATGGCCGCGTCCTGCGTCGCGCTCCGAGCGAGGCTGAGAAGCGCGTCTGGAAGCTCGTGCGCCGTCAACAGCTCGATGGGCTCGGTTTCCGTCGGCAACACGCGGTCGGGCCGTACGTGCTCGACTTCTATTGTCCTTCGCTCCAGATCGCCCTGGAGATTGATGGCGGACAGCATGCAGCGCCGCATTGTGTTGAATACGACTCGCGCCGAACGGCTTGGCTCGGCGCGCGCGGGATCGAAGTGATCCGCTTCTGGAACAACGATGTGTTGAGCAATATCGAAGGTGTTTGGACGGTCTTGATGCAGGCAATCGATGCACGGCGTTCGACCCCCTCCCTAACCCTCCCCCTTGCCGGGGGAGGGAACGCGCCAGAGCCGCGCGCCCAGCAGCTGGGGGGAGACCAGTAA
- the nuoG gene encoding NADH-quinone oxidoreductase subunit NuoG, translated as MTKIIVDGKELDVPPEYTLLQACEAAGAEVPRFCFHERLSIAGNCRMCLIEVKGGPPKPVASCAQNVRDLRPGPNGEPPQMFTKSPMARKARQGVMEFLLINHPLDCPICDQGGECDLQDQAMAFGVDHTRYHENKRAVEDKYIGALVKTSMNRCIHCTRCVRFTTEVAGVSDLGATGRGEDMEITTYLERAMTSELQGNVVDLCPVGALTSKPYAFAARPWELGKTESIDVMDAVGSAIRVDTRGREVMRILPRLNEAVNEEWISDKTRHVVDGLRTQRLDVPYVREEGRLREATWAEAFAAIARKVKGVKPERIGALVGDLAACEEIFALKQLMDGLGVKNIDCRQDGSTLDPKNGRASYIFNPTIAGIEEADGLVIVGSNPRKEASLLNARIRKRWRTGKLKVALVGEKADLTYDYNYLGAGADTLANMPEQPKFERPIYLVGAGALARPDGAAILASVAKAAGAAGAIKDGWNGFGVVHTAASRVGALDLGFVPGEGGKTAAEIARNGGADVVFALGADEIDIAPGAFVVYIGTHGDRGAHRADVILPGSAYTEKSGIFVNTEGRVQMAARAAFPPGDAREDWAILRALSDVLGHKLGYDSLGALRKAMFAAHPHLQKIDEIAAGDAADVQKLGNAGGTADKKAFVSPVSDFYLTNPIARASAVMAECSALAEDSAELTAAE; from the coding sequence ATGACCAAAATCATCGTCGACGGCAAAGAGCTGGACGTCCCACCGGAGTATACGTTGCTCCAGGCGTGCGAAGCTGCAGGCGCGGAAGTGCCGCGCTTCTGCTTCCACGAGCGGCTGTCGATCGCCGGCAATTGCCGCATGTGCCTGATCGAAGTGAAGGGCGGGCCGCCGAAGCCGGTCGCCTCCTGCGCGCAGAACGTTCGCGACTTGCGTCCCGGCCCGAATGGCGAGCCGCCGCAGATGTTCACGAAGTCGCCGATGGCCCGGAAGGCACGTCAAGGCGTCATGGAATTCTTGCTGATCAACCATCCGCTCGATTGCCCGATCTGCGATCAGGGCGGCGAGTGCGATCTTCAAGATCAGGCGATGGCCTTCGGCGTCGACCACACGCGCTATCACGAGAACAAGCGCGCGGTCGAAGACAAGTATATCGGCGCGCTCGTAAAGACCTCGATGAACCGCTGCATTCACTGCACGCGCTGCGTCCGCTTCACGACCGAAGTCGCCGGCGTCTCCGATCTCGGCGCGACCGGTCGCGGCGAGGATATGGAGATCACGACGTATCTCGAACGCGCGATGACGTCGGAGCTGCAGGGCAACGTCGTCGATCTTTGCCCGGTCGGCGCGCTGACGTCGAAGCCGTATGCTTTCGCGGCGCGTCCGTGGGAGCTCGGCAAGACGGAATCGATCGACGTGATGGATGCGGTCGGCTCGGCCATCCGCGTCGACACGCGCGGCCGTGAGGTCATGCGCATTCTGCCGCGCCTCAACGAAGCCGTGAACGAAGAGTGGATTTCCGACAAGACGCGCCACGTCGTCGACGGCTTGCGCACGCAGCGCCTCGACGTGCCGTATGTGCGCGAAGAGGGTCGTCTGCGCGAAGCGACCTGGGCGGAAGCTTTCGCCGCCATCGCGCGGAAGGTGAAGGGCGTAAAACCGGAGCGCATCGGCGCTCTCGTCGGCGATCTTGCGGCCTGCGAAGAAATCTTCGCGCTCAAGCAGCTGATGGACGGCCTCGGCGTCAAGAATATCGATTGCCGCCAGGACGGCTCGACGCTCGATCCGAAAAACGGCCGCGCGTCCTACATCTTCAATCCGACCATCGCGGGCATCGAAGAGGCGGACGGCCTCGTCATCGTCGGTTCTAATCCGCGCAAGGAAGCGTCGTTGCTCAATGCGCGCATCCGCAAGCGTTGGCGCACCGGCAAGCTGAAAGTCGCGCTGGTCGGCGAGAAGGCCGACCTGACATACGACTACAACTATCTCGGCGCCGGCGCGGACACGCTCGCCAACATGCCGGAGCAGCCGAAGTTCGAACGCCCGATTTACCTGGTCGGCGCCGGCGCGCTCGCGCGTCCCGATGGCGCTGCGATTCTCGCTTCGGTGGCAAAGGCCGCAGGCGCGGCCGGTGCGATCAAGGATGGCTGGAACGGTTTTGGCGTCGTCCATACGGCGGCCTCGCGCGTCGGCGCGCTCGATCTCGGCTTCGTGCCGGGTGAGGGCGGCAAGACGGCTGCAGAGATCGCCCGCAATGGCGGTGCGGATGTCGTCTTCGCGCTCGGCGCGGACGAGATCGACATCGCGCCCGGCGCCTTCGTCGTCTACATCGGCACGCATGGTGACCGTGGCGCGCACCGCGCCGACGTCATCCTGCCGGGCTCGGCTTATACCGAGAAGTCCGGCATTTTCGTCAACACGGAAGGCCGCGTGCAGATGGCGGCGCGCGCCGCGTTCCCGCCGGGCGATGCCCGCGAGGACTGGGCGATCCTGCGCGCACTGTCGGACGTGCTCGGCCACAAGCTCGGCTATGACTCGCTCGGCGCGCTGCGCAAGGCGATGTTCGCGGCGCATCCGCATCTGCAGAAGATCGACGAGATCGCCGCCGGCGATGCCGCCGATGTGCAGAAGCTCGGCAACGCGGGCGGCACGGCTGACAAGAAAGCCTTCGTCTCGCCGGTGAGCGATTTCTATCTGACGAACCCGATCGCGCGTGCGTCGGCCGTTATGGCCGAGTGTTCGGCTCTGGCCGAAGACAGCGCCGAACTGACGGCGGCGGAGTAG
- the nuoF gene encoding NADH-quinone oxidoreductase subunit NuoF gives MLEDKDRIFRNLYGIHDWRLKGAISRGSWDGTKSLLERGRDKIIEEMKASGLRGRGGAGFPTGLKWSFMPKESKDGRPSYLVINADESEPGTCKDREILRNDPHLLVEGALIAGFAMGAVAAYIYVRGEFIREREHLQAAVDEAYENKLIGKGNLHGYDFDIVVHHGAGAYICGEETAMLESLEGKKGMPRLKPPFPANVGLYGCPTTVNNVESIAVAPDILRRGAAWFSSIGRPNNVGTKLFCISGHVNRPCNVEEAMGIPFRELIDKHCGGVRGGWDNLKAVIPGGSSVRMVPAEQIIDTPMDFDSLGKLRSGLGTAAVIVMDKSTDLIRAIARLSYFYKHESCGQCTPCREGTGWMWRVMTRMAEGRAQKREIDMLLDVTKQVEGHTICALGDAAAWPIQGLIAHFRHEIEERIDQYAANPHSEPVAVAAE, from the coding sequence ATGCTCGAGGACAAAGATCGCATCTTCCGAAACCTTTACGGCATCCATGACTGGCGGCTGAAGGGCGCGATTTCGCGCGGCTCTTGGGACGGCACCAAGTCGCTCCTGGAGCGTGGCCGCGACAAGATCATCGAAGAGATGAAGGCGTCCGGCCTGCGCGGCCGTGGCGGCGCCGGCTTCCCGACTGGCCTCAAGTGGTCCTTCATGCCGAAGGAGTCGAAGGACGGCCGCCCGAGCTACCTCGTCATCAACGCCGACGAATCCGAGCCCGGCACCTGCAAGGACCGCGAGATACTGCGCAACGATCCGCACCTCCTCGTCGAGGGTGCATTGATCGCCGGCTTCGCCATGGGCGCGGTCGCCGCCTACATCTACGTCCGCGGCGAATTCATTCGCGAGCGCGAGCACTTACAGGCAGCCGTTGATGAAGCTTATGAGAATAAGCTGATCGGCAAGGGCAACCTTCACGGCTACGACTTCGACATCGTCGTGCATCACGGCGCCGGCGCCTACATCTGCGGCGAAGAAACCGCGATGCTCGAGAGCCTCGAAGGCAAGAAGGGCATGCCGCGCCTCAAGCCGCCGTTCCCGGCGAACGTCGGCCTCTACGGCTGCCCGACCACGGTCAACAACGTCGAAAGCATCGCGGTCGCGCCGGATATTCTGCGCCGTGGCGCGGCGTGGTTCTCGTCGATCGGCCGTCCGAACAACGTCGGCACCAAACTCTTCTGCATCTCGGGGCACGTGAACCGGCCCTGCAACGTCGAAGAGGCGATGGGCATCCCGTTCCGTGAGCTGATCGACAAGCATTGCGGCGGCGTACGCGGCGGCTGGGATAATCTCAAAGCGGTCATTCCGGGCGGCTCGTCGGTGCGCATGGTACCGGCCGAACAGATCATCGACACGCCGATGGATTTCGACAGTCTCGGCAAACTGCGCTCCGGCCTCGGCACCGCGGCCGTGATCGTGATGGACAAATCGACCGACCTCATCCGCGCCATCGCGCGCCTCTCGTATTTCTACAAACACGAGAGCTGCGGCCAGTGCACGCCGTGCCGCGAAGGCACCGGCTGGATGTGGCGCGTGATGACGCGCATGGCCGAAGGCCGCGCGCAGAAGCGCGAGATCGACATGCTGCTCGACGTCACCAAGCAGGTGGAAGGCCATACGATCTGCGCGCTCGGCGACGCGGCGGCGTGGCCGATCCAAGGTTTGATTGCGCATTTCCGTCACGAGATCGAAGAGCGGATCGATCAGTATGCGGCAAACCCGCATTCTGAGCCGGTCGCCGTGGCGGCGGAGTAG
- a CDS encoding NADH-quinone oxidoreductase subunit D, which translates to MAEADVRNFTINFGPQHPAAHGVLRLVLELDGEIVERVDPHIGLLHRGTEKLIEQKTYLQALPYFDRLDYVAPMNQEHAFCLAAEKLLGLQVPKRAQLIRVLYSEIGRLLSHLLNVTTQAMDVGALTPPLWGFEEREKLMVFYERASGSRMHAAYFRVGGVHQDLPSALIDDIYNFCDPFLKVCDDLDALFIGNRIFKQRNVDIGYVSIEDAWKWGFSGVMIRGSGVPWDLRKSQPYECYSELEFDIPIGKNGDNYDRQVIRMLEMRESVRIMKQCLEKLRSPEGQGPVMVEDNKISPPRRSTMKKSMEGLIHHFKLYTEGFHVPAGEVYAAVEAPKGEFGVYLVADGTNKPYKCKIRAPGFAHLQAMDFLCKGHMLADVSAVLGSLDIVFGEVDR; encoded by the coding sequence ATGGCCGAAGCCGACGTTCGCAATTTCACGATCAACTTCGGGCCGCAGCATCCGGCTGCGCACGGCGTGCTGCGTCTGGTGCTCGAACTCGACGGCGAAATCGTCGAGCGCGTCGACCCACATATCGGCCTGCTTCATCGCGGCACCGAGAAGCTGATCGAGCAGAAGACCTATCTGCAGGCGCTCCCGTATTTCGACCGGCTCGATTACGTCGCGCCGATGAATCAGGAGCACGCCTTCTGCCTCGCCGCCGAGAAACTGCTCGGCCTGCAGGTGCCGAAGCGCGCGCAGCTCATCCGCGTTCTCTATTCGGAAATCGGCCGTCTCCTCTCGCATCTCCTCAACGTCACCACGCAGGCGATGGACGTCGGCGCGCTGACGCCGCCGCTGTGGGGCTTCGAAGAGCGCGAGAAGCTGATGGTGTTTTATGAGCGCGCCTCGGGCTCGCGCATGCACGCCGCTTACTTCCGCGTCGGTGGTGTGCATCAGGACCTGCCGTCCGCGCTGATCGACGACATCTACAATTTCTGCGATCCGTTTCTGAAGGTCTGCGACGATCTCGACGCGCTCTTCATCGGCAACCGCATCTTCAAGCAGCGCAACGTCGACATCGGGTACGTCAGCATCGAGGACGCCTGGAAGTGGGGCTTCTCCGGCGTGATGATCCGTGGCTCCGGCGTGCCGTGGGATCTGCGCAAGTCGCAGCCTTACGAGTGTTACTCGGAACTCGAATTCGACATTCCGATTGGCAAGAACGGCGACAACTACGACCGCCAGGTCATCCGCATGCTGGAGATGCGCGAGTCGGTGCGCATCATGAAGCAGTGCCTGGAGAAGCTGCGTTCGCCTGAGGGGCAGGGCCCCGTGATGGTCGAGGACAACAAGATCTCGCCGCCGCGCCGCAGCACGATGAAGAAGTCGATGGAAGGTCTCATCCATCACTTCAAGCTTTACACCGAGGGCTTCCACGTTCCGGCCGGCGAAGTCTACGCGGCCGTCGAAGCGCCGAAGGGCGAATTCGGCGTCTACCTCGTCGCCGACGGCACCAACAAACCCTACAAGTGCAAAATCCGCGCGCCCGGTTTCGCTCACCTCCAGGCGATGGATTTCCTCTGCAAGGGCCACATGCTCGCCGACGTCTCGGCCGTGCTCGGCTCGCTCGATATCGTGTTCGGTGAGGTGGATCGGTGA
- the nuoH gene encoding NADH-quinone oxidoreductase subunit NuoH, with protein MDFFWTYIWPLLIIVGQSLLLLVALLLLTAYVLLADRKIWAAVQLRRGPNVVGPFGLFQSFADLLKFVLKEPVIPAGSNKGVFLLAPFVAGTLSLAAWAVIPVNAGWVVSDLNVGVLFLFAISSLSVYGIIMGGWASNSKYPFLAALRSAAQMVSYEVSIGFVIVTVLLCAGSLNLTQIVEAQNGRFGMFGWYWLPLLPMFVIFIISALAETNRPPFDLVEAESELVAGHMVEYGSSPYMLFMLGEYVAMLTMSALGTILFLGGWLPPFQVIPFTWVPGVVWFLLKVFFIFFIFSLAKAIVPRYRYDQLMRLGWKVFLPISLAMVVIVAAVLQFGGLAPK; from the coding sequence ATGGACTTCTTCTGGACCTACATCTGGCCGCTGCTGATCATCGTCGGGCAGAGCCTGCTGCTGCTCGTCGCGCTGCTGTTGCTGACCGCTTACGTCCTGCTCGCCGACCGTAAGATCTGGGCTGCCGTGCAGCTTCGCCGTGGGCCCAACGTCGTCGGACCGTTCGGTCTCTTCCAGTCCTTCGCCGATCTCTTGAAATTCGTGCTCAAGGAGCCGGTGATCCCGGCCGGCTCGAACAAGGGCGTGTTCCTGCTGGCGCCGTTCGTTGCCGGCACGCTCTCGCTGGCGGCTTGGGCGGTCATCCCAGTCAATGCCGGTTGGGTCGTGTCGGACCTCAATGTCGGCGTGCTGTTCCTGTTCGCGATCTCGTCGCTGAGCGTTTACGGCATCATCATGGGCGGCTGGGCTTCGAACTCGAAGTACCCGTTTCTCGCCGCGCTCCGCTCCGCCGCGCAGATGGTCTCCTACGAAGTCTCGATCGGCTTCGTCATCGTCACGGTGCTGCTCTGCGCCGGCTCGCTGAACCTGACGCAGATCGTCGAGGCGCAGAACGGCCGCTTCGGTATGTTCGGCTGGTACTGGCTGCCGCTGCTGCCGATGTTCGTGATCTTCATCATCTCGGCGTTGGCCGAAACGAACCGTCCGCCCTTCGATCTCGTCGAGGCCGAGTCCGAACTCGTCGCCGGTCACATGGTGGAGTACGGCTCGTCGCCGTACATGCTGTTCATGCTCGGCGAATACGTCGCGATGCTGACGATGTCGGCCCTCGGCACGATCCTGTTTCTCGGCGGCTGGCTGCCGCCGTTCCAGGTGATCCCGTTCACCTGGGTTCCGGGCGTCGTCTGGTTCCTGCTCAAAGTCTTCTTCATCTTCTTCATCTTCTCGCTCGCGAAGGCGATCGTGCCGCGCTACCGCTACGATCAGCTGATGCGTCTCGGCTGGAAGGTGTTTCTCCCGATCTCGCTGGCGATGGTCGTCATCGTCGCGGCCGTTCTGCAATTTGGCGGGCTCGCGCCGAAATGA
- the nuoI gene encoding NADH-quinone oxidoreductase subunit NuoI → MRLDQAARSVFLIEFLQASLLAMKYFFKPKATLNYPFEKGPISPRFRGEHALRRYPNGEERCIACKLCEAICPAQAITIEAGPRRNDGTRRTTRYDIDMVKCIYCGFCQEACPVDAIVEGPNFEFSTETREELYYDKARLLANGDRWEREIAKNLALDAPYR, encoded by the coding sequence ATGAGGTTGGATCAAGCCGCGCGCTCGGTCTTCCTGATCGAGTTCCTGCAGGCGTCTTTGCTGGCGATGAAGTATTTCTTCAAGCCGAAGGCGACGCTGAACTATCCGTTCGAGAAAGGCCCGATCTCGCCGCGCTTCCGTGGCGAGCATGCGCTGCGCCGCTATCCGAACGGCGAAGAGCGCTGCATCGCGTGCAAGCTCTGCGAGGCGATCTGCCCCGCGCAGGCGATCACGATCGAAGCCGGCCCGCGCCGCAACGACGGCACGCGCCGAACGACGCGTTACGACATCGACATGGTGAAGTGCATCTACTGCGGCTTCTGTCAGGAAGCCTGCCCGGTGGACGCCATCGTCGAGGGTCCGAATTTCGAGTTCTCGACCGAGACGCGCGAAGAACTCTACTACGACAAGGCCCGGTTGCTGGCGAACGGCGACCGTTGGGAGCGTGAGATCGCGAAGAACCTCGCGCTCGACGCGCCGTATCGGTAA
- the nuoL gene encoding NADH-quinone oxidoreductase subunit L, whose protein sequence is MYQAIVFLPLLGAILAGAIALFGAHQRHPGGPPSASEHHGDHGHGDHGHGATHASHAHDDHAHDDHHGPAEPAAVGSRAAEVITSALLVTSAVLSWITLVQVGYGHQEARIVLFPWMVSGDLNVSWALRIDTLTAVMLVVVTTVSSLVHIYSIGYMHEDPHRPRFMAYLSLFTFAMLMLVTSDNLAQLFFGWEGVGLASYLLIGFWFKKPTANAAAIKAFVVNRVGDFGFALGIFALFAVTGSINFDQIFAEGPNLANKTIHFLSWDVNALTVICLLLFMGAMGKSAQFLLHTWLPDAMEGPTPVSALIHAATMVTAGVFMVARLSPLFEYSPTALTVVTFFGATTAFFAATIGLVQNDIKRVIAYSTCSQLGYMFVAMGVGAYSVGMFHLFTHAFFKALLFLGSGSVIMAMHHEQDIRNMGGLRKKIPFTYWMMVIGTLALTGFPFTAGYFSKDAIIEAAYAGKNPMAIYGFMMTVIAALLTSFYSWRLIFKTFHGKPHDQHHYDEAKESPLVVLVPLGILAVGSIAAGFVFKEVFIGHHVAEFFRESIKIIPENHILHDMHEVPKWVVASPFVMMVIGFLVAYQFYIRRPDLPVGLAKQQPLLYNFLLNKWYFDELYNYIFVKPALWLGRLFWKRGDGTIIDGFGPDGVSARVADVTRGVVRLQTGYLYHYAFAMLIGVAAFITWFLFSGTTGGAH, encoded by the coding sequence ATGTATCAGGCGATCGTCTTTCTTCCTTTGCTCGGCGCGATCCTCGCGGGCGCCATCGCGCTGTTCGGCGCGCACCAGCGTCATCCCGGCGGCCCGCCGTCGGCAAGCGAACACCACGGTGATCATGGGCATGGTGACCACGGTCACGGTGCCACGCATGCGTCGCATGCTCACGACGATCACGCGCACGACGACCATCATGGCCCGGCCGAGCCGGCCGCCGTCGGCTCGCGCGCGGCCGAAGTCATCACCTCGGCGTTGCTCGTCACCTCGGCGGTCCTCTCCTGGATCACCCTCGTTCAAGTCGGCTACGGCCACCAGGAAGCCCGCATCGTGCTCTTTCCGTGGATGGTCTCGGGCGATCTCAACGTCTCCTGGGCGCTGCGCATCGACACGCTGACCGCCGTGATGCTGGTCGTCGTGACGACGGTGTCGTCACTCGTCCACATCTACTCGATCGGCTACATGCACGAGGACCCGCATCGTCCGCGTTTCATGGCCTATCTGTCGCTGTTCACCTTCGCGATGTTGATGCTGGTGACCTCCGACAACCTCGCGCAGCTGTTCTTCGGCTGGGAGGGCGTCGGCCTCGCGAGCTATCTGCTGATCGGCTTCTGGTTCAAGAAGCCGACCGCGAACGCGGCCGCCATCAAGGCCTTCGTCGTCAACCGTGTCGGCGACTTCGGCTTCGCGCTCGGCATCTTTGCGCTGTTCGCCGTGACCGGTTCGATCAATTTCGACCAGATCTTCGCCGAAGGGCCGAACCTCGCGAACAAGACGATCCACTTCCTGTCGTGGGACGTGAATGCGCTGACCGTCATCTGCTTGCTGCTCTTCATGGGCGCGATGGGCAAGTCCGCGCAGTTCCTGCTGCACACCTGGTTGCCGGACGCGATGGAAGGCCCGACGCCGGTCTCCGCGCTCATTCACGCCGCCACGATGGTGACCGCCGGCGTCTTCATGGTCGCGCGCCTCTCGCCGCTGTTTGAATATTCGCCGACGGCTCTGACGGTGGTGACCTTCTTCGGCGCGACGACCGCGTTCTTCGCCGCCACGATCGGCCTCGTGCAGAACGACATCAAACGCGTCATCGCGTATTCGACCTGTTCGCAGCTCGGCTACATGTTCGTCGCGATGGGCGTCGGCGCTTACTCGGTCGGCATGTTCCATCTCTTCACGCACGCCTTCTTCAAGGCGCTGCTGTTCTTAGGCTCCGGCTCGGTCATCATGGCAATGCACCACGAGCAGGACATCCGGAACATGGGCGGCCTGCGCAAGAAGATCCCGTTCACCTATTGGATGATGGTGATCGGCACGCTCGCACTCACCGGTTTCCCGTTCACGGCCGGCTACTTCTCGAAGGACGCGATCATCGAAGCCGCCTATGCGGGCAAGAACCCGATGGCGATCTACGGCTTCATGATGACGGTCATCGCCGCATTGCTGACCTCGTTCTACTCGTGGCGTCTGATCTTCAAAACCTTCCACGGCAAGCCGCACGATCAGCATCACTACGATGAAGCGAAGGAGAGCCCGCTCGTCGTGCTCGTGCCGCTCGGGATTCTGGCTGTCGGTTCGATCGCAGCCGGCTTCGTCTTCAAAGAAGTCTTCATCGGCCACCACGTCGCGGAGTTCTTCCGCGAGTCGATCAAGATCATTCCGGAAAACCACATCCTGCACGACATGCACGAAGTGCCGAAGTGGGTCGTCGCGTCGCCCTTCGTGATGATGGTGATCGGCTTCCTGGTCGCGTATCAGTTCTACATCCGCCGCCCGGATCTGCCGGTCGGTCTCGCGAAGCAACAGCCGCTGCTGTACAATTTCCTCCTCAACAAGTGGTACTTCGACGAGCTGTACAACTACATCTTCGTCAAGCCGGCGCTTTGGCTCGGCCGCCTGTTCTGGAAGCGCGGTGACGGCACCATCATCGATGGCTTCGGGCCTGACGGCGTCTCGGCCCGTGTTGCGGACGTGACGCGCGGCGTCGTCCGCCTGCAGACTGGTTACCTCTACCACTACGCATTTGCGATGCTCATCGGCGTTGCGGCGTTCATCACCTGGTTCCTCTTCAGCGGGACGACCGGGGGAGCACACTGA